In Dryobates pubescens isolate bDryPub1 chromosome 26, bDryPub1.pri, whole genome shotgun sequence, a single window of DNA contains:
- the ZNF217 gene encoding zinc finger protein 217, with amino-acid sequence MPTQPLLAYMEGPDGIASTVGAQMESNDASMTIKGTSTISYKSLQEKFLMQAEGCMPLDCMFCDETFKHPEELGKHVLTQHRPTLCEPAVLRVEAEYLSHLDKCQVRTNLPSSNNEKDSEELSCKVCGQTFDEAFDVEAHMKKHKDSFTYWCNVCGRRFKEPWFLKNHMRTHTGKPGSRNKHQQGSESPVTINEVVQEHVTENVTSPYKICMVCGFLFLNKETLIEHSKVHTKESVPSGESPRVTGEPNAEETSQREEFLRFLNLKPNSGSENDKSQKPVKWIAELDPFNTYQAWQLATKGKVAVGHGQVKEPGQEGSTDNDDSSSDKEELGEIWNVNKGGQTETTGKSKVNKNNNYTGNGNLSQDKLKHPSGEVPSMEMSQNKEKPTHCSECGKAFRTYHQLVLHSRVHKRDRRTDGETSAASRTYCADIISLDENGTAERIEGGSEDGSEDGLPETLHLDKNEDCLERAKVKNLGASRECSYCGKYFRSNYYLNIHLRTHTGEKPYKCEFCEYAAAQKTSLRYHLERHHKDRQADSAAEAKSDSKVSLQSQETELMLTADGAQETKNSKRLFDCAKDVGGCTPAKQRKEVLSLNNAISSTVLLKIKSNSKELNKGSACSNLNQVYENVSTPYLEKLKAEKETKEARPSAPHKREREDSVASEGDDVQYICALKDGKYVNDLRELTENYKHKPMVDSQEKPLNLSIGTSQECAVIATKGLLAPITCPFCTYRTFYPEVLMMHQRLMHKYNPDTINKNGCRNKAIAKARRTGCPPALLGKDVLPLSFNSKKSKTSPSIQKSLQTGKAKQCHPPQNKVPLFSVTDSSSTAPSNLKFHKQQSNIGAQANNYRPHQQEIHSTSSISPVLDRVKRSESKVKAPTVPVSQSGLVGNSMNGTLDSHLNESAWSCHRGRDYLCGKSVSNVNLDYGETPSKRMKPNLLAIEHIDSPMANYRRYETSRFRVANRYANLLPQECSRTKPASSVLPTKQGLLNSDDVDSPNALTVLKPYEPYSSGSLYSSSGSSNGQVTSSTVEGKRSVSYQHLTSSVLQKRSYESFIGNTHFRPSDKKT; translated from the exons ATGCCAACTCAGCCCCTCTTGGCATACATGGAGGGACCGGATGGAATAGCCAGTACCGTTGGTGCGCAGATGGAGAGTAACGACGCCTCGATGACAATAAAAGGAACAAGCACAATTTCTTACAAAAGTTTGCAGGAAAAGTTTCTCATGCAAGCTGAGGGATGCATGCCTCTGGACTGCATGTTTTGTGATGAGACTTTTAAGCATCCTGAAGAGCTTGGTAAGCATGTTTTAACTCAGCATAGACCCACTCTTTGTGAGCCAGCTGTCCTTCGTGTTGAAGCGGAGTATCTAAGTCACCTAGATAAATGCCAAGTAAGAACAAACTTGCCTTCATCAAACAACGAAAAGGACAGTGAAGAACTTAGCTGTAAAGTTTGTGGACAGACATTTGATGAGGCTTTTGATGTTGAGGCACACATGAAAAAGCATAAAGATTCTTTTACATATTGGTGTAATGTATGTGGAAGAAGATTTAAAGAGCCATGGTTCCTCAAAAATCACATGAGAACGCACACTGGAAAGCCTGGTTCCAGAAACAAGCATCAACAAGGTTCTGAAAGCCCCGTAACAATAAATGAAGTGGTGCAGGAGCATGTAACTGAAAATGTAACGTCACCTTACAAAATTTGTATGGTTTGTGGTTTCCTATTTCTCAATAAAGAGACTCTAATTGAGCACAGCAAAGTGCACACCAAAGAATCAGTACCCAGTGGTGAAAGCCCCCGAGTGACTGGTGAACCTAATGCAGAAGAAACATCTCAAAGAGAGGAATTTTTGCGATTCTTGAACTTAAAACCAAACTCGGGTTCAGAAAATGACAAATCACAAAAACCTGTGAAATGGATAGCTGAACTAGATCCTTTCAACACCTATCAAGCCTGGCAGCTGGCTACCAAAGGTAAAGTTGCAGTTGGCCATGGCCAAGTTAAAGAACCAGGGCAAGAAGGAAGTACAGACAATGATGATTCATCTTCTGATAAAGAAGAACTCGGTGAAATTTGGAATGTAAATAAAGGTGGCCAGACTGAAACTACAGGGAAgtcaaaagtaaataaaaacaacaattaCACAGGGAATGGTAATTTATCCCAAGACAAACTGAAACATCCCAGTGGAGAAGTGCCTTCTATGGAGATGTCCCAGAACAAAGAGAAACCTACACACTGTTCAGAGTGTGGTAAAGCCTTCAGAACATACCACCAGCTAGTCCTTCATTCCAGAGTACATAAAAGGGACAGACGGACTGATGGAGAGACTTCAGCTGCTTCAAGGACATACTGTGCTGATATAATAAGTCTGGATGAAAATGGAACAGCAGAACGAATAGAAGGAGGTTCTGAAGATGGATCTGAAGATGGACTTCCAGAAACACTTCATCTAG ATAAAAATGAAGATTGTTTGGAAAGAGCAAAAGTTAAAAACCTTGGTGCCTCCAGAGAATGCAGCTACTGTGGGAAGTATTTTCGCTCCAATTATTACCTCAATATTCATCTCAGAACTCATACAG GTGAAAAACCATATAAATGTGAATTTTGTGAgtatgcagcagcacagaaaacttCGCTGAGGTATCATTTAGAGAGACATCACAAGGACAGGCAAGCTGATagtgcagcagaagcaaaaAGTGACAGCAAAGTTTCATTACAGAGTCAGGAGACAGAGCTCATGCTGACTGCTGATGGTGCTCAAGAAACCAAAAATTCCAAGAGGCTTTTCGATTGTGCCAAAGATGTTGGGGGCTGCACACCTGCCAAGCAGCGAAAGGAAGTTCTGTCCCTGAACAATGCAATAAGCAGCACGGTTCTTCTAAAGATAAAGAGTAATTCCAAGGAATTGAACAAAGGTTCTGCTTGCAGCAATTTAAATCAAGTATATGAGAATGTGTCCACTCCTTACCTGGAAAAACTAAAGgctgagaaagaaacaaaggaagCTCGGCCAAGTGCTCCtcataaaagagagagagaggattctgTGGCATCAGAGGGAGATGACGTCCAATATATTTGTGCTTTAAAGGATGGAAAATATGTGAATGATCTACGAGAGCTGACTGAAAACTACAAACACAAACCTATGGTGGACTCTCAAGAAAAGCCCTTGAACTTATCTATTGGGACTTCACAAGAATGTGCAGTGATTGCAACTAAAGGCCTGCTAGCACCCATCACCTGTCCGTTTTGTACGTATCGAACATTTTACCCAGAAGTCCTAATGATGCACCAGAGGCTGATGCACAAATACAATCCTGACACAATTAACAAAAATGGCTGCAGAAACAAGGCTATAGCTAAAGCCAGACGCACTGGatgccctccagctctgcttggtAAAGATGTGCTTCCTCTGTCTTTTAATTCTAAGAAAAGTAAGACTTCCCCATCTATACAAAAATCGTTGCAAACAGGGAAAGCTAAACAATGTCACCCTCCACAGAACAAAGTCCCTCTCTTTTCAGTGACtgattccagcagcacagccccaagtAACCTCAAGTTCCATAAACAGCAAAGTAATATTGGAGCTCAGGCAAATAACTATAGACCGCATCAGCAAGAAATACACTCCACTTCCAGTATATCTCCAGTACTAGACAGAGTAAAAAGATCTGAATCTAAAGTAAAAGCTCCtactgtcccagtgtctcaatctggtctagtgggcAACAGTATGAATGGGACTCTCGACTCACACCTAAATGAATCTGCCTGGTCCTGTCATCGAGGAAGAGACTATCTTTGTGGGAAATCTGTGAGCAATGTAAATCTAGACTATGGTGAGACACCTTCCAAACGAATGAAACCTAATCTATTAGCTATTGAGCATATTGACTCTCCAATGGCTAATTACAGAAGATACGAAACAAGCAGATTTCGTGTTGCAAACAGATATGCAAATCTGCTACCTCAGGAATGTTCTCGCACCAAACCTGCATCCTCTGTTTTGCCAACCAAACAAGGCCTTCTGAATTCAGATGATGTTGATTCTCCTAATGCATTGACTGTTCTCAAACCTTACGAGCCATATAGTTCTGGATCGCTTTACAGTTCTTCTGGATCTAGCAATGGCCAAGTAACCAGCTCTACAGTAGAAG